In Flavobacteriaceae bacterium, the following proteins share a genomic window:
- a CDS encoding FAD-binding oxidoreductase, with protein sequence MLFNNLNALFQNLNLELEGELHYDVLTKTLYATDASVYREQPLAVALPKNTNDIKKLVKFANENKLSLIPRAAGTSLAGQCVGNGIVVDISKYMNAILEINTTENWVRVQPGIVRDQLNEFLKSYGLFFGPNTSTANRATIGGMAGNNSSGSTSIVYGDTRTNTLELKTILSDTSEVVFKSLDRAEFEEKLKNDTLESQLYKQIYKEFSNLEIRESIKSEFPKTTVVRRNTGYAVDALLETELFSETNESFNFSKLLCGSEGTLAFTTEIKLKIVPLPKPQVVVIAAHFKSISESLKATLIAMKHLPTACELMDKTILDCTKDNIEQQQNRFFVEGDPKAILIIEFRSDSDEVSNSLANTLIKDLEHNNLGYAFPIIKGAKTDNVWNLRKAGLGLLANIPGDKKAVACIEDTAVAIEDLPEYIEAFSNMMKSFNQEAVYYAHAGAGELHLRPILNLKSSEDVKLFRNISEASAKLVKQYKGSLSGEHGDGRVRAEFIPLALGEKNYELLKRIKYTWDKNNVFNPGKIVEALPMDTHLRYEPDVEIPEIKTVFNYSETGGILRTVEKCNGSGDCRKLNFAGGTMCPSYRATLNEKDTTRGRANALREFLTQNTKVNPFDHPEIKTAMDLCISCKGCKSECPSNVDMATLKAEFLHQYYKSNKVPLRDKIIANNNKLNALGIKLPLVYNFISKQKWFKSSLGIVSKRSLPELQSQSLRGWYKKYKNELQSIQNVKRVVYLFCDEYTNYYDVSIGKKTIKLLNKLGYEVRLIDHKESGRAYISKGFLKHAQNIAKDNVSLFSELISDEIPLLGIEPSAILSFRDEYLNLVSEIDKPKALNLSKNVFLIDEFIANEIDKENIVESQFNQDTKEIVLHGHCHQKALSSTNYTVKLLNLPHNYSVKTINSGCCGMAGSFGYEKEHYKLSQKIGEMVVFPEVSSTNPSTLIAASGTSCRHQIKDGTKREAMHPIEILFDALL encoded by the coding sequence ATTTTATTTAATAATTTGAACGCTTTATTCCAAAATTTAAACCTTGAATTAGAAGGCGAATTACATTACGATGTATTAACCAAAACGCTTTATGCTACTGATGCTTCGGTTTATAGAGAGCAGCCTCTAGCAGTAGCTTTGCCTAAAAATACTAATGATATTAAAAAGTTAGTAAAGTTTGCCAACGAAAATAAATTATCGTTAATACCAAGAGCAGCTGGAACCTCATTAGCAGGCCAATGTGTAGGTAACGGTATTGTGGTAGACATTTCTAAATATATGAATGCAATTTTAGAAATAAATACGACTGAAAATTGGGTAAGAGTTCAGCCGGGTATTGTTAGAGATCAATTAAACGAATTTCTGAAATCTTATGGGCTTTTTTTTGGACCTAATACGTCTACTGCCAATCGTGCAACAATAGGCGGGATGGCAGGAAATAATTCTTCAGGTTCGACATCTATTGTTTATGGAGATACCAGAACAAATACTTTAGAACTTAAAACAATTTTAAGTGATACGAGTGAAGTTGTGTTTAAATCACTTGATAGAGCAGAATTTGAAGAAAAACTAAAAAATGATACCCTAGAATCTCAACTATATAAACAGATATATAAAGAGTTTTCAAATCTAGAAATTCGTGAATCTATTAAAAGTGAATTCCCTAAGACTACGGTAGTACGAAGAAATACAGGTTATGCTGTAGATGCTTTATTAGAAACAGAGTTATTTTCAGAAACAAATGAGTCATTTAATTTTTCAAAATTACTATGCGGTTCGGAAGGGACTTTAGCATTTACTACAGAAATTAAATTAAAGATAGTGCCGCTTCCTAAACCTCAAGTTGTTGTAATTGCTGCGCATTTTAAAAGTATTTCAGAAAGCTTAAAGGCGACACTTATAGCCATGAAACATTTGCCTACAGCTTGTGAATTAATGGATAAAACCATTTTAGATTGTACAAAAGATAATATAGAACAACAACAAAACCGGTTTTTTGTAGAAGGAGACCCTAAAGCAATTTTAATTATTGAATTTAGAAGTGATTCTGACGAGGTTTCAAATTCATTAGCTAATACTTTGATAAAAGATTTAGAACATAACAACTTGGGTTATGCATTTCCGATAATTAAAGGAGCTAAAACAGATAATGTTTGGAATTTACGTAAAGCAGGTTTAGGCTTATTAGCTAATATTCCTGGAGATAAAAAAGCAGTTGCTTGCATTGAAGATACCGCAGTAGCAATTGAAGATTTACCAGAATATATTGAAGCATTCTCTAATATGATGAAATCTTTTAATCAAGAAGCGGTGTATTATGCGCATGCTGGAGCAGGTGAATTACATTTACGTCCTATTCTAAATTTAAAATCATCTGAAGATGTTAAGTTATTCAGAAACATTAGCGAAGCTTCCGCAAAATTGGTAAAACAATATAAAGGCTCTTTAAGTGGTGAACATGGTGATGGTAGAGTAAGAGCAGAATTTATCCCTTTGGCATTAGGAGAGAAAAATTATGAACTCCTAAAACGTATTAAATACACATGGGATAAGAATAATGTTTTTAATCCAGGAAAAATTGTTGAAGCATTACCAATGGATACGCATTTGCGTTATGAACCTGATGTTGAAATTCCAGAGATTAAAACTGTTTTTAATTACTCTGAAACAGGAGGAATATTACGAACTGTTGAAAAATGTAATGGATCAGGAGATTGTAGAAAACTCAATTTTGCAGGAGGAACCATGTGTCCTAGCTATAGAGCAACATTAAATGAAAAAGATACGACTAGAGGCCGAGCTAATGCATTACGAGAATTTTTAACACAGAATACAAAAGTTAATCCATTTGATCACCCTGAAATTAAAACTGCAATGGATTTGTGTATTTCTTGTAAAGGATGTAAATCTGAATGCCCATCAAACGTAGATATGGCTACTTTAAAAGCAGAATTCTTACATCAATATTATAAAAGTAATAAGGTACCTTTACGAGATAAAATCATTGCAAATAATAATAAATTAAACGCTTTAGGGATAAAACTTCCTTTAGTTTATAATTTCATTTCAAAGCAAAAATGGTTTAAAAGTAGTTTAGGAATAGTAAGCAAACGTTCTCTTCCCGAATTGCAAAGTCAAAGTTTAAGAGGATGGTATAAAAAATATAAAAACGAATTGCAATCAATTCAAAATGTTAAACGAGTTGTATATCTATTTTGCGATGAATACACTAATTATTATGATGTTAGTATTGGTAAAAAAACTATTAAATTATTAAATAAATTAGGGTATGAAGTGAGACTGATCGATCACAAAGAGAGTGGTAGAGCTTACATCTCCAAAGGATTTTTAAAACATGCTCAGAATATTGCAAAAGATAATGTATCTCTATTTAGTGAATTAATTTCAGATGAGATTCCTTTACTTGGAATTGAACCTTCTGCCATTTTAAGTTTTAGAGATGAATATCTAAATTTAGTTTCAGAAATAGATAAACCTAAAGCGTTAAATTTAAGTAAGAATGTATTTTTAATAGACGAATTTATTGCTAATGAAATTGATAAAGAAAATATTGTTGAATCACAATTTAATCAAGATACAAAAGAAATAGTACTTCATGGACATTGCCACCAAAAAGCATTATCATCAACTAATTATACTGTAAAACTACTAAACTTACCTCATAATTATTCTGTAAAAACAATTAATTCTGGTTGTTGTGGAATGGCTGGTTCTTTTGGTTATGAAAAAGAACACTATAAACTAAGTCAAAAAATAGGAGAAATGGTAGTATTTCCTGAAGTGAGTTCTACTAACCCATCAACACTAATTGCTGCATCAGGAACAAGTTGTCGTCATCAAATAAAAGATGGCACTAAAAGAGAAGCAATGCATCCTATTGAAATACTATTTGATGCTTTATTATAA
- a CDS encoding AarF/ABC1/UbiB kinase family protein translates to MKTIDRIPTGKIQRAGKLIQTGAKVGVNYIKYYGDKLVNDETEAKERLNKSNASDIYDGLKKLKGSALKVAQMLSMEKNILPQAYVEQFSLSQFSVPPLSPPLVIKTFKTYFGKHPNEIFDKFSSTSQNAASIGQVHRASKDGNNYAVKIQYPGVAESISSDLALVKPIAIKMFNIRGKDSDKYFKEVEDKLIEETNYNLEFSQSEEVAQACKHISNLKFPNYYKSYSSERILTMDWMEGIHLSEFTATNTDEAAATKIGQALWDFYMYQIHILRKVHADPHPGNFLVSKDNELIVIDFGCMKAVPNDFYVPYFELAEKQNINNPAVFEQKLYELEILREDDTEEEKVFFKELFHEMLSLFTQPYHQEEFDFSNSEFFDKIAELGQKYSKSTELRNMNGNRGSTHFIYINRSFFGLYNLMNDLKSKNIQINSFKDFA, encoded by the coding sequence ATGAAAACAATAGACAGAATACCTACTGGTAAGATCCAGAGAGCAGGAAAGCTTATACAGACTGGAGCTAAAGTTGGCGTAAATTATATAAAGTACTATGGTGATAAGTTAGTAAATGATGAAACAGAAGCTAAAGAGCGACTTAATAAATCTAACGCATCAGATATTTATGATGGACTAAAAAAATTAAAAGGAAGCGCTTTAAAAGTAGCTCAGATGTTAAGTATGGAGAAAAACATACTTCCTCAAGCTTATGTTGAACAATTTTCCTTATCTCAATTTTCAGTACCACCATTATCACCTCCATTAGTTATCAAAACCTTTAAAACTTATTTTGGAAAACACCCTAATGAGATTTTTGATAAGTTTTCATCCACTTCACAAAATGCAGCTAGTATTGGTCAGGTGCATCGAGCATCTAAGGATGGGAACAATTATGCTGTAAAAATACAGTACCCTGGAGTAGCAGAAAGTATTTCATCAGATTTAGCATTAGTAAAACCAATTGCTATTAAAATGTTTAATATTAGAGGTAAAGATTCTGATAAGTATTTTAAAGAGGTAGAAGATAAACTTATAGAAGAAACAAATTATAACCTAGAATTTTCTCAAAGTGAAGAAGTTGCTCAAGCTTGTAAACATATATCTAATCTAAAATTTCCAAATTATTATAAATCGTATTCATCTGAACGTATTTTAACTATGGATTGGATGGAAGGTATTCACCTTTCAGAATTCACAGCTACAAATACAGATGAGGCAGCTGCAACAAAAATTGGACAAGCGCTTTGGGATTTTTATATGTATCAGATTCATATTTTAAGGAAAGTACATGCAGATCCACACCCTGGAAACTTTTTAGTATCTAAAGACAATGAACTTATTGTTATTGATTTTGGATGTATGAAAGCCGTACCAAATGATTTTTATGTGCCATATTTTGAACTTGCTGAAAAACAAAATATTAATAACCCTGCTGTTTTTGAACAAAAGCTTTATGAATTAGAAATATTAAGAGAAGACGATACAGAAGAGGAAAAAGTATTTTTTAAAGAATTGTTTCATGAAATGCTATCACTTTTTACACAACCGTATCACCAGGAAGAATTTGACTTTTCAAACTCTGAATTCTTTGATAAAATTGCAGAATTAGGGCAGAAATATTCTAAAAGCACAGAGTTAAGAAATATGAATGGCAATAGAGGATCAACACATTTTATATATATTAACAGATCGTTTTTTGGATTATATAACTTAATGAATGATTTAAAATCAAAAAATATCCAGATTAATAGCTTCAAGGATTTTGCTTGA
- a CDS encoding TetR/AcrR family transcriptional regulator, with protein sequence MVKAKKVTSEAIITYYIDYVLENGENPSSVYKFSKDHNFEESEFYQFFSSFIAIEKEIFSQFLVNTLSLLEKNEEYTSFDARHKLLSFYFTFFEMLTANRSYVVYVLNKHKNTLKSLAALEGLRTHFKTYIDSLDIDKIELKQEKIQKIQEKSIQEGAWIQLLITLKFWLDDTSPSFEKTDIFIEKSINTTFDVINTQPLKSILDLGKFIIKEKVPFKV encoded by the coding sequence ATGGTTAAAGCAAAAAAAGTTACTTCAGAAGCAATTATAACCTATTATATAGATTATGTTTTAGAAAATGGAGAAAACCCGTCTTCAGTTTATAAATTCTCTAAAGATCATAATTTTGAAGAATCAGAATTTTATCAATTTTTTAGTTCGTTTATAGCTATAGAAAAAGAAATATTTTCTCAGTTTTTAGTAAATACATTATCACTTTTAGAGAAAAATGAAGAGTATACAAGTTTTGATGCCAGGCATAAGTTATTAAGTTTCTATTTCACCTTTTTTGAAATGCTAACAGCTAATCGATCTTATGTAGTATACGTATTAAATAAACATAAAAACACACTAAAATCTCTAGCAGCATTAGAAGGTTTAAGAACTCATTTTAAAACGTATATCGACTCTCTAGATATTGATAAAATAGAACTCAAACAAGAAAAGATTCAAAAAATACAAGAAAAAAGCATCCAAGAAGGCGCTTGGATACAATTATTAATTACCTTAAAGTTCTGGTTAGATGATACTTCTCCTTCATTTGAGAAAACAGACATTTTTATAGAAAAATCTATTAATACAACGTTTGATGTAATTAATACACAACCTTTAAAAAGCATTTTAGATCTAGGGAAGTTTATAATTAAAGAAAAAGTACCATTTAAAGTATAA
- the ypdA gene encoding YpdA family putative bacillithiol disulfide reductase, with product MKLYDILIVGGGPIGIACGLEAKKKDLSHIIIEKGCIVNSLFNYPMNMQFFSTSEKLEIDNIPFISKENKPRRAEALEYYRRIVVSNNLNIKLFEKVNIIEPNSSYFKIITEKGSYQAKHIVIASGFYDIPKTINTPGENLSKVSHYYKDPHFYAGQKLAIVGASNSAVDAALECYRKGAEVTMIVRGPEIGNRVKYWVRPDMINRIDEGSIKAYFNSTVKEIKDDVLILNTLSGEISIDNDFVLALTGYNPNFNFLRTLGVKLSDDEKLFPQYNPETMETNVQNLYLAGVICGGTETHKWFIENSRIHAKIIMKDILKKISNA from the coding sequence ATGAAACTATACGATATTCTTATTGTAGGTGGTGGCCCTATAGGTATTGCTTGCGGATTAGAAGCCAAAAAAAAGGACTTAAGTCATATTATTATTGAAAAAGGATGCATTGTCAATTCTTTATTTAATTACCCTATGAATATGCAATTCTTCTCTACTTCAGAAAAGTTAGAAATAGATAATATTCCATTTATTAGTAAAGAAAATAAACCTAGGCGTGCAGAAGCTTTAGAATATTATAGGCGTATTGTTGTTTCAAATAATTTAAACATCAAGCTATTTGAAAAAGTGAATATTATAGAACCAAACTCTAGTTATTTTAAAATAATAACAGAGAAAGGTAGTTATCAAGCTAAACATATTGTAATTGCTAGCGGGTTTTACGATATTCCAAAAACTATAAATACTCCTGGTGAAAACTTAAGCAAAGTATCTCATTATTATAAAGACCCTCATTTTTATGCAGGGCAGAAATTAGCTATAGTAGGTGCCAGCAATTCTGCTGTGGATGCTGCTTTAGAGTGTTACAGAAAGGGTGCAGAAGTTACTATGATAGTTAGAGGCCCAGAAATTGGAAATCGAGTAAAATATTGGGTCAGACCAGATATGATAAATCGTATTGATGAAGGGAGTATAAAAGCATATTTTAATAGTACCGTCAAGGAAATAAAAGATGATGTACTTATTTTAAACACTCTCAGTGGTGAAATCTCTATCGATAATGATTTTGTTTTAGCACTTACGGGTTATAATCCCAATTTCAATTTTTTAAGAACTCTAGGCGTAAAGCTCTCTGATGATGAAAAATTATTTCCGCAATACAATCCAGAAACCATGGAAACCAATGTACAAAACTTATATCTCGCTGGTGTAATTTGTGGAGGTACAGAAACACATAAGTGGTTTATAGAAAATTCAAGAATTCATGCTAAAATAATAATGAAAGATATTTTAAAAAAAATATCAAATGCCTAA
- a CDS encoding DsbA family oxidoreductase, whose amino-acid sequence MTEEKIKVDIVSDVACPWCYVGMKRLESALQQWKGASIEIEWHPYQLDPTIPQEGINRITYLENKFGDIERTKPMADAISDAGEELGIAFNFSDKWLAVNTLPLHQLLHVAGEEGFKEVLKERFFKAYFDENLHLNSIDVLSKIMAEYSWDRQKVERIINDDTIAYAVTQEIKHYQQRGVSSVPFFIINDKYGISGAQPSNVFLQVFESVAPIKTENGESCDSTTGEC is encoded by the coding sequence ATGACTGAAGAAAAAATAAAAGTAGATATTGTATCTGATGTAGCTTGTCCTTGGTGTTATGTGGGAATGAAGCGATTAGAAAGTGCTTTACAACAATGGAAAGGTGCTTCTATTGAAATAGAGTGGCACCCCTACCAATTAGACCCGACTATTCCTCAAGAAGGTATTAATAGAATTACTTATTTAGAAAATAAATTTGGAGATATTGAGCGTACAAAACCTATGGCCGATGCTATATCTGATGCTGGGGAAGAACTGGGCATTGCTTTTAACTTTAGTGATAAATGGCTAGCTGTAAACACATTGCCTTTACATCAATTATTGCATGTTGCAGGAGAAGAAGGCTTTAAAGAGGTTTTGAAAGAGCGTTTCTTTAAAGCTTATTTTGATGAAAATCTACATTTAAATAGTATAGATGTACTTTCTAAAATTATGGCAGAATATAGCTGGGATCGACAAAAAGTTGAACGCATTATTAACGACGACACTATTGCATATGCCGTTACCCAAGAGATAAAACACTACCAACAAAGGGGAGTTTCTAGTGTACCTTTCTTTATTATTAATGACAAATATGGTATTAGTGGCGCACAACCAAGTAATGTGTTTTTACAAGTTTTTGAATCTGTTGCTCCTATTAAAACAGAAAATGGAGAAAGTTGTGATTCCACAACAGGAGAATGTTAA
- a CDS encoding YdiU family protein, protein MKLKIKDTFNTQLPADSNKENSRRQVLESCFSFVSPKIPSNPKLIHTVTEVADLMGLPEKDVQSKEFLNIVTGAELLNNTNPYAMCYGGHQFGNWAGQLGDGRAINLTEINYNNQQWALQLKGAGATPYSRTADGLAVLRSSIREHLCSEAMHHLGVPTTRSLSLALSGDKVLRDVMYNGNAAYEKGAIVCRVSPSFIRFGNFEIFASRQDTETLKTLTNYTINQFYPEIKSGTKDGYLAFFNEVVNRTLEMVIHWQRVGFVHGVMNTDNMSILGLTIDYGPYGWLEGYDHDWTPNTTDHQFKRYRYGNQSQIALWNLLQLANALFPLIGDPKPLEEILHTFNSNYQIKYLKMMCQKLGLEKEVESDTQLIKDLENNLQLSETDMTIFFRNLANISKETQVLEDDRFLELIKDAFYVPDEIQGDILKTWKLWFKTYVNRLTKENLTDTERKSKMNTVNPKYVLRNYIAQLIIDDADKGNYSLLNEIHTLLKNPYAEQEQHQKWFAKRPEWARHKVGCSMLSCSS, encoded by the coding sequence ATGAAATTAAAGATAAAAGATACTTTTAATACACAATTACCTGCAGATTCTAATAAAGAAAATAGCAGGCGTCAAGTATTGGAATCTTGTTTCTCGTTTGTTTCCCCTAAAATACCTTCAAACCCTAAATTAATCCATACAGTCACAGAAGTGGCAGATTTAATGGGATTGCCTGAAAAAGATGTACAATCAAAAGAATTTTTAAATATTGTTACCGGAGCAGAATTATTAAACAATACCAATCCCTATGCAATGTGCTATGGTGGTCATCAATTTGGTAATTGGGCAGGGCAATTAGGAGATGGTAGGGCTATCAATTTAACAGAAATCAACTATAATAACCAGCAATGGGCGCTACAACTTAAAGGTGCTGGAGCCACACCATACTCTCGTACAGCAGATGGTTTGGCAGTATTGCGTTCGTCTATTCGAGAGCATTTATGTAGTGAAGCAATGCATCATTTAGGGGTACCTACTACACGATCATTGTCCTTAGCTTTATCAGGAGATAAAGTGCTTCGTGATGTTATGTATAATGGAAACGCAGCTTACGAAAAAGGAGCTATTGTCTGTAGAGTCTCCCCTAGTTTTATCAGGTTTGGGAATTTCGAAATTTTTGCAAGCAGGCAAGACACAGAAACATTAAAAACACTTACCAATTATACTATTAACCAATTTTATCCAGAGATAAAATCTGGTACTAAGGACGGTTATTTAGCATTTTTTAATGAAGTTGTAAATCGCACTTTAGAAATGGTAATCCATTGGCAACGCGTAGGGTTTGTTCACGGGGTAATGAACACTGATAATATGTCTATTCTTGGTTTAACTATAGATTATGGTCCTTATGGTTGGTTAGAAGGATACGATCACGATTGGACACCTAATACGACTGATCATCAATTTAAACGTTATCGATATGGTAATCAATCGCAAATTGCACTTTGGAACCTACTACAATTAGCAAATGCACTCTTCCCTTTAATAGGCGACCCAAAACCATTAGAGGAAATACTTCACACATTTAACTCGAATTATCAAATAAAATACTTGAAAATGATGTGTCAAAAATTAGGATTAGAAAAAGAGGTTGAATCAGACACTCAATTAATTAAGGATTTAGAAAATAATTTACAGCTATCTGAAACAGATATGACCATTTTTTTTAGAAACCTTGCTAATATTTCAAAAGAAACACAAGTTTTAGAAGATGATCGTTTTTTAGAACTAATAAAAGATGCATTTTATGTTCCTGATGAAATACAAGGAGACATTTTAAAAACCTGGAAGTTGTGGTTTAAAACTTATGTCAATCGGTTGACTAAAGAAAATCTTACAGATACAGAGCGAAAATCTAAAATGAATACTGTAAACCCTAAGTATGTTTTACGGAACTATATCGCACAATTAATTATAGATGATGCAGATAAAGGCAACTATTCATTATTAAATGAAATACATACACTACTTAAAAATCCTTATGCTGAACAAGAACAACATCAAAAATGGTTTGCTAAACGTCCAGAATGGGCTCGCCATAAAGTAGGTTGTTCTATGTTATCTTGTAGTTCGTAA
- a CDS encoding polyisoprenoid-binding protein — protein sequence MIILKFKNSIQKPLVCLIYFIITSVLQAQKIEHYVTEPNHSTIGFTIPIAGGLTSVSGKFTKFLITLDYVESDFTKSIFKARIDVNSINTGIERRDSHLKSEEFFNIGKFPEILFESKKIIKTNEGYLVNGDFMMHGILKPISFLLKHNGTIDRYLAFEVQSSILRSDYEIGTNYIHPGFSNFLSDRIDFTFKFWVIGPIPEEMLGKVKRQLYEKVKQ from the coding sequence ATGATAATATTAAAATTTAAGAATTCTATTCAAAAACCTCTAGTTTGTTTAATTTATTTTATAATAACTAGTGTATTACAAGCGCAAAAGATAGAGCACTATGTTACAGAGCCTAACCATTCGACTATTGGATTTACTATACCCATAGCTGGTGGGCTTACGAGTGTTTCGGGAAAGTTTACAAAATTTTTAATAACCCTAGATTATGTTGAATCTGATTTTACTAAATCTATTTTTAAAGCAAGAATTGATGTAAACAGTATTAATACAGGCATAGAAAGAAGAGATAGTCATTTGAAAAGTGAAGAATTTTTTAATATAGGAAAATTCCCAGAAATACTTTTTGAAAGCAAAAAAATCATAAAAACAAACGAAGGTTATCTAGTAAATGGAGATTTTATGATGCATGGAATATTGAAACCTATTTCTTTTTTACTAAAGCATAATGGAACTATAGATCGTTATTTAGCATTTGAAGTTCAATCTAGCATATTAAGAAGTGATTATGAAATAGGTACGAATTATATTCACCCAGGGTTTTCAAATTTTTTGTCAGACCGTATAGATTTTACATTTAAATTTTGGGTTATAGGTCCTATACCAGAAGAAATGTTGGGAAAAGTAAAGCGGCAATTATACGAAAAAGTAAAACAATAA
- a CDS encoding DoxX family protein, whose amino-acid sequence MSKVKKIFKWTLTSILGLFFINAGLAKFWGKGAEVWMNEFDKWGYPDNLYLIIGGLEAIGGLIMFFPKYANKAIFVLVGIMLGACVTHLINSEPSKAIVTLIIFSLLTILLFLNKNIIKPHTQDNPQT is encoded by the coding sequence ATGAGTAAAGTTAAAAAAATATTTAAATGGACGCTTACATCAATTTTGGGATTGTTCTTTATCAATGCTGGCCTAGCAAAATTCTGGGGAAAAGGAGCCGAAGTCTGGATGAATGAATTTGATAAATGGGGATACCCAGATAACCTTTATCTAATAATAGGAGGGTTAGAAGCAATAGGAGGCCTTATTATGTTTTTTCCAAAATATGCAAATAAAGCCATCTTTGTACTTGTAGGCATTATGTTGGGTGCTTGTGTAACACATTTAATAAATTCAGAACCTTCGAAAGCTATTGTTACATTAATCATTTTTAGTTTGCTTACTATTCTATTGTTTCTAAATAAAAATATTATTAAGCCACATACTCAAGATAATCCTCAAACATAA
- a CDS encoding AraC family transcriptional regulator codes for MSFHLLKIELNSQLVLAFISLLGVIWALFLLIHERGNRLANKFLAILIFVLSIFVLRRIADINTSIFFQLTYFLSHAFVYLIGPSIYLYIKSLTESKIVLKKIWIHYTLWALAMLLMLFTFIFKEQILKTDNIEFLKILSIFLIITQVIHITTYIFYAKKQLKNTEKKLVRKQQTSISVIRFKWMEHLMIVAVIFGFLILLMHFLIITGGYYEINNSVDFLFLTMLCIIILNIIYKSWKQPEIISGIYKENYKYKNSQLSDTELKKLKSNLEVLIKTEEIYLIPELSLNQLAVKMNIQAHTLSQLINEHYNQTFFNFINRFRIEYAKNKIKEGEIINMTFEGIAYESGFNSKSTFNRAFKKYMNCTPKQYYKTLIKE; via the coding sequence ATGAGCTTTCATTTATTAAAGATTGAACTTAATAGTCAACTAGTATTAGCATTTATATCTTTGTTAGGAGTTATCTGGGCATTGTTTCTTTTAATTCATGAAAGAGGAAATAGGCTTGCAAATAAATTTTTAGCAATTCTTATATTTGTCCTTTCTATATTTGTCTTAAGAAGGATAGCAGATATAAATACCTCCATTTTTTTTCAATTAACTTATTTTCTATCACACGCGTTTGTTTATCTAATAGGTCCTTCCATATATCTCTATATCAAAAGCTTAACAGAATCAAAAATAGTATTAAAAAAAATATGGATTCATTACACTCTTTGGGCTCTGGCAATGCTTTTGATGTTATTTACTTTTATTTTTAAAGAACAAATATTAAAAACAGATAATATAGAATTTCTAAAAATATTATCCATATTTCTAATAATCACCCAGGTAATCCATATAACAACATATATTTTCTATGCTAAAAAGCAATTAAAAAACACTGAAAAAAAGCTGGTCAGGAAACAACAAACTTCAATATCAGTAATACGTTTTAAATGGATGGAACATCTTATGATCGTAGCAGTAATATTTGGATTTTTAATTCTATTGATGCACTTTTTAATTATAACAGGAGGTTATTATGAAATAAATAATTCAGTCGATTTTTTATTCCTAACTATGCTTTGCATAATTATTTTAAATATAATCTATAAATCTTGGAAGCAACCAGAAATTATTTCAGGAATTTATAAAGAAAATTATAAGTATAAAAATTCGCAATTATCAGATACTGAATTAAAAAAACTCAAATCTAATTTAGAGGTTTTGATTAAAACTGAAGAAATATATTTAATTCCTGAGTTGAGTTTAAATCAACTTGCAGTAAAAATGAATATTCAAGCACATACTCTGTCTCAGCTAATTAATGAACATTATAATCAAACATTTTTCAATTTTATTAATCGTTTTAGAATTGAATACGCAAAGAACAAAATTAAAGAAGGGGAAATAATAAATATGACATTTGAAGGGATAGCTTATGAATCTGGATTCAATAGTAAAAGTACTTTTAATAGAGCTTTTAAAAAGTATATGAATTGCACTCCAAAACAATATTATAAGACATTAATTAAAGAATAA